A region of Desulforegula conservatrix Mb1Pa DNA encodes the following proteins:
- a CDS encoding MerR family transcriptional regulator, giving the protein MVEKAKKKFAVSETALSGMKEITAFVGRSEATVLDWVRKYGFPAKKISGQWESDRSLIEEWRVNQIKNHPKEDKKSVMNGL; this is encoded by the coding sequence GTGGTAGAAAAAGCGAAAAAGAAGTTTGCCGTGAGCGAAACCGCTCTTTCCGGAATGAAGGAAATAACAGCCTTTGTTGGCAGAAGCGAGGCAACCGTGCTGGATTGGGTGCGTAAATACGGTTTTCCCGCAAAGAAAATCAGCGGACAATGGGAATCTGACCGCAGTTTGATTGAAGAATGGCGAGTAAATCAGATCAAAAATCATCCCAAAGAAGACAAAAAAAGCGTCATGAATGGCCTATGA
- a CDS encoding type II toxin-antitoxin system MqsR family toxin: MDQKHKAASEFLKEFKKIASSRGIDVVPRRENNSALIEFGLTEKNRKEEILKLTSANYYRGPEADRDRPGEIWEFRMDIDDIEVYIKLKIADVEGTDGTKIAKCLSFHKAKFPMS, from the coding sequence ATGGATCAAAAGCATAAAGCAGCTTCTGAATTCCTGAAGGAATTTAAAAAAATTGCATCATCAAGGGGGATTGATGTCGTCCCAAGAAGAGAAAACAATTCAGCCTTGATTGAATTTGGGCTTACAGAAAAAAATAGAAAAGAAGAAATCCTGAAGCTGACCTCAGCAAATTACTACCGAGGGCCTGAAGCAGACAGGGACAGGCCAGGAGAAATCTGGGAATTCAGGATGGATATTGATGATATTGAAGTTTATATAAAACTCAAAATTGCTGACGTTGAAGGGACCGATGGCACAAAAATAGCCAAGTGTCTGTCCTTTCATAAAGCCAAATTTCCTATGTCTTAA